The Parvularculales bacterium sequence AGGATGCCGATGAAGATTGCATAGACGATCGTCAGGTTCTGGGAAAACATCACCGGTCCCGGCTGGAGTCCATGGATCATGAACGCACCCAGAATGATCGCCGTCACGACATCGCCCGGCACACCCAGCGCAATCAGGGGAATCATCGTCGAGCCTGCAACGCCGTTATTGCCGGCTTCTGCCGCAGCAACGCCTTCGATCTCACCTTTGCCGAAGTTATCCTTGTTCTTGGAGGTCCGCTTCGCCTCGCTGTAGGACAGAAACGCCGAAGGCGCACCGCCTATGCCCGGGATAACGCCCAAGATGACGCCGATGACACTGCCGCGTATGATCGATTTCAGGCATTTGCGGAAATCCGCAAAGCTGGCCCCCTTCTGGCCGAGCTGTTTTACCTTGTCCCTGCCGTCTGCTTTCTTTGTGTAGTAGTTGATGATCTCCGGCAGCGCAAACAGGCCTATAAGAACAGGGATGAAGTTGACGCCGGCAAGAAGTTCATATTCACCAAAAATAAACCGGTCGGTCCCATAAATGATGTCGAGGCCGACAGTCGCCAGGATCAGCCCCGCGCAAGCCGCGAAGATCCCGCGCGCCAGATCATCTCCCGATACACCGGCAATGATGGTGAGGGAGAATATGATCAGCGTCGCGAACTCTGGCGGCCCGAAACGAAGCGCATATGTTGCCAGAAAACCTGTCAGAAGGATCAGGGAGATGTTGGAGATGAAATCGGCAACGCAAGACGAATAAAGCGCGATATCCAGCGCGCGCTGCCCCTCCCCCCGCTGGGCCATGGGAAACCCATCCAGTACCGTGCATGATGCCGCAGGCGTCCCGGGTGCCTTGAGCAGGATGGCCGTGATGGATCCCCCGTAGAGGCCGCCTTTGTATATGCCAAGCAGCAGGAGAATACCGGTCACCGGCGGCAGAGAGAAGGTGAACGGCAGCGCCAGGGCAACGCCCATGACCGTTGTCATTCCGGGAATGGCACCTGTAATCGTTCCGATCACCACCCCGATAAAGATGGCAAATATGTTCTGAAAGCTGAAAAACAGCTCAAAGGAAACAAACAGGTCTTCAATCAACATGGCCGGGCCTGCCTCTCATAGCAGCACTTCAAAAATTCCAAGCGGAATGGGCACACTTGCGACATAGTAAAAGAATGCATAAAGCAATACCGGAACGATGACCGCAATCGGGGCCACCACATGGAGGCGCCTTTCACCGGCGAAAATCATGAGAAAGACCAAGGATAGCATGCCTGTAAACGGAATTCCCAAAAATCCTATGCCGAAATAAACCCCCAGCAACACACAAACGATAACGCCGGCACGAAACATGGCCGGGCCAAAATCCAAATCTCTCGACTTGGATACGCCTTTAGTGCGAGACGTTCCGGTCTTGCGGTTTGCCGATTTGTGTTTTTTGTGTCGCCGGACTGACTTCCCGGCAACTGCGATGCCGGTGAGGCAGATCACCGTGAAAATTATATTCGGCCAGAAACTGGGCTTCAAAGCTCTCACATTGATGCCATCAGGCACCACAACGCCCAAGGGCACAATGACAAGGAGACCCAACACTCCAAGACAGAAGATGCCCACCCCCAGGAAAAAATCGAATCGGCCTGTATCAGTCATGACTTGCACACAACATTATCGCCTTTCTGACAATTTTCATTCCGGTTGTGTTGTGAGTTGCAGGTAGGAATCATCAATTTTCGCTAAGGAATATTAGTTGCTTTCTGGAGCAAACTAAATAAGATGTTGGTTGTATTGTCAAGAAGCCACTCGAAAAACATAAAATATTCAAACTCGCCGTGCGCGCGAACTCAATCCAAACAGAGTAGACAATACCAAACGGAGGAAAATATGAAACACATGATTAAACTAGTAATTATGGCGCTGTCCATAGCAGTGGCCTTTTCCGGCCTTTCGTCTGTCGCGAGAGCGGAATACCCCGATAAACCAGTCACGCTTGTTGTGCCTTATGGCCCCGGTGGTGCCGCTGACCTGGCCGCACGCATCATGTCATCTACCGCAACCGCATCCCTGGGCAGTAATATTCTGGTCGTCAACCGTACGGGTGCATCAGGTGTCACCGGATCTGCATTTGTGACCAAGTCGAAACCGGATGGGTACACCCTGCTTATGGCACGGGTCGGGTCGCAGGCGGCCGTGCCAGCCTTGAATCCGAACATCCCATACAAATGGGATGATTTCACCTTTCTCGGCCTGATTGAGTTAAATCCATTTGCTTTGACCGTTAATGCTGAATCGCGTTTTAAGACCTATGATGATCTGATCAAGGCAATTAAGGCCGGCGAGAAAATCAGCTACTCATCTGCCGGTGTGGGGACATTGCCGCATTTAGGCATGGTCGTTTTTCTCGATAAACTGGGACTCGACCAGGATGCATTGACCCATGTGCCTTTTAAAGGTGGCGGCGCTGCCGCTACTGCATTGACTGGCAACCACGTCGACGTCTTTTTCCAGAACCTGTCAGGCGTCATTGGCGGCATACAGGGCGGTAAATTGCGGGCGCTGGCTTTGACAACGCCGGAACGCGTTGCATCGGTTCCGGACGTGCCGACATTTGCCGAAGTCGGAGAACCCGAAATGGAAGCCATTTTGGGCTGGACAGGGGTCTGGGGTCCAAAAAATCTGCCGGATGAAGTCGTCGACAAATGGGTGGGCGTTCTTGAGACTCTCAGCAAGGACAGAGCCTGGCTTAAACTGACGAAAGGCCTGGGTTCAATTCCTCAGGTTTTGAAACCCAAACCAACACGTGAGTTTGTCAAAAACCAGTATGAGACGTTCAAGGATACAATTGAACGTGTCGGAATGACGATCTCCAACTAGGTTAAACGATGCGGATTGCCTTCGCGAAGGCAATCCGCGACCTGGTGTCCTGCAAATCAAGATTATGTGAAAGCCTGACGCCCATAGGCTCAACGGGAAGACCCGGAAAACGCGCCTGATGTCTTTCCGGCATTCCAAAAGCTGAAGCCAATCAGCCCCACCGAAACACTGAAACCATACCAGACTGTATCCTGGATACCCTAAACGGCAAAACCGCATGGCGGGCCCGGAGGGAATTGAATCTCCAACACACCGCCCTCACACATCACAGAGGGCCATGCCAACGAAAAGGGTTTACAACCTGCGCATTTCTTGTCCAGTATAGCCCATGCCCGTTCCGGAAAAATACGCATTTTCCGCAATCAGCAACATGTAAGGTCAATGGATAGTTTCTAATGCGATATTCTGTTTTCTCAGTAATCGGTCAGGCACTATCCGGCAATATGGACTGGAAGCCCGTATGGCGGGAGCCCGAACCCAAACCGGAATAGGACATCATCATTATCGGCGCCGGCGGCCACGGGCTTTCAACGGCGTGGTATCTCGCCAGCCGATATGGAATAACGAATGTGGCGGTGCTTGAGAAAGGCTATCTCGGCTCGGGCAATGTCGGCCGCAACACCACCATCATCAGGTCAAACTACCTGCTTGACGGCAATGAGCCCTTCTATGAGATGTCACTGAAACTCTGGGAGGGGCTTGAGCAGGACATCAATTACAACGCCATGGTCTCCCAGCGCGGCGTGCTCAATCTCTGCCATAACGACAGCCAGGAGGATGCCTATGCCCGGCGCGGCAATGCCATGCGCCTTAACGGCGCCGATGCCGAGCTGCTTGATAAGGACGGTGTCCGCGCGCTCTACCCTTTCCTTGATTTTGATAATGCCCGCTTTCCCATTCAGGGCGGGCTGCTGCAGCGGCGCGGCGGTACTGCCCGCCATGATGCCGTCGCCTGGGGTTATGCCCGCGCTGCGGACAGCCGCGGCATCGACATCATCCAGAATTGTGAAGTGACAGGCTTTATCATGGAGGGCGGCACCTGCAAGGGCGTTAACACCGCCCGCGGGGAGATCCGGGCGAACAAGGTCGGGGTCGCGGTGGCCGGCTCCACCAGCCGCGTGATGCAGGCTGCCGGACTTCGCCTGCCGATTGAAAGCCATGTGCTTCAGGCTTTCGTTTCCGAAGGGCTCAAGCCGATCATCCCCGGGGTGATAACCTATGGGGCCGGGCATTTCTATATAAGCCAGTCGGATAAGGGCGGCCTTGTCTTCGGCGGCGATCTTGACGGCTATAACAGCTATGCACAGCGCGGCAACCTTCCGACCGTCGAACATATCTGCGAGAGCGGCATGGCGC is a genomic window containing:
- a CDS encoding tripartite tricarboxylate transporter TctB family protein, producing MTDTGRFDFFLGVGIFCLGVLGLLVIVPLGVVVPDGINVRALKPSFWPNIIFTVICLTGIAVAGKSVRRHKKHKSANRKTGTSRTKGVSKSRDLDFGPAMFRAGVIVCVLLGVYFGIGFLGIPFTGMLSLVFLMIFAGERRLHVVAPIAVIVPVLLYAFFYYVASVPIPLGIFEVLL
- a CDS encoding tripartite tricarboxylate transporter substrate binding protein, which gives rise to MKHMIKLVIMALSIAVAFSGLSSVARAEYPDKPVTLVVPYGPGGAADLAARIMSSTATASLGSNILVVNRTGASGVTGSAFVTKSKPDGYTLLMARVGSQAAVPALNPNIPYKWDDFTFLGLIELNPFALTVNAESRFKTYDDLIKAIKAGEKISYSSAGVGTLPHLGMVVFLDKLGLDQDALTHVPFKGGGAAATALTGNHVDVFFQNLSGVIGGIQGGKLRALALTTPERVASVPDVPTFAEVGEPEMEAILGWTGVWGPKNLPDEVVDKWVGVLETLSKDRAWLKLTKGLGSIPQVLKPKPTREFVKNQYETFKDTIERVGMTISN
- a CDS encoding tripartite tricarboxylate transporter permease, producing MLIEDLFVSFELFFSFQNIFAIFIGVVIGTITGAIPGMTTVMGVALALPFTFSLPPVTGILLLLGIYKGGLYGGSITAILLKAPGTPAASCTVLDGFPMAQRGEGQRALDIALYSSCVADFISNISLILLTGFLATYALRFGPPEFATLIIFSLTIIAGVSGDDLARGIFAACAGLILATVGLDIIYGTDRFIFGEYELLAGVNFIPVLIGLFALPEIINYYTKKADGRDKVKQLGQKGASFADFRKCLKSIIRGSVIGVILGVIPGIGGAPSAFLSYSEAKRTSKNKDNFGKGEIEGVAAAEAGNNGVAGSTMIPLIALGVPGDVVTAIILGAFMIHGLQPGPVMFSQNLTIVYAIFIGILFSSFFLFLVGKGSIRTISKLSNISNDILYPVVLVLCIFGAYAINNNTFDILVMALMSIFGFLLLRLKIPAAPFLIAFILGPLLEDSFRQSLLLSRGDYQIFFRSYICIVFWALTALSFTFLILGQFRVNPKIKNLKT